Below is a genomic region from Vibrio nitrifigilis.
TAGGTAAATTTTCTACTGGATAAACACGGCCTTGGCTCATGCTTTGATTCCCCTTTTTACTCGTTGTGTCACCAGATTTCCACCTAACCAATAACTGAGCTCACCTGGGCTTTCGACATCCCAACAGACAAAATCGGCAACTTTTCCCACACACAGTTCACCATGGGTATCAGCAATTCCTAGTGCTTGTGCGGCATGGTAGGTTGTCCCCGCAAGCGCCTCTTCAGGAGTTAACCTAAACAGAGTGCAGGCCATATTCATCATTAAACGTAAAGATAAAACAGGGGATGTCCCTGGATTTAAATCGGTGGCGATTGCAATCGGAACGTTATGTTCTCGGAGTAGATCAATGGGGGGCTTCTGGGTTTCTTTTAGAGTAAAAAACGCACCTGGGAGCAGGGCAGCAACCGTACCTGACTTAGCCATCGCTAACACATCGGTTTCGGTTAAATACTCCAAATGATCCGCAGATATAGCGCCAAAGCCAGCCGCCATAGTGGTGCCGCCAAGTGAGGAGAGCTGTTCTGCGTGAATTTTTACGGGTAAGCCTAATGATTGTGCCTTGGTAAAATAGCGCTGTACTTGTTCAGTGCTAAAAGCAATGCTTTCACAAAATGCGTCTACAGCATCGGCAAGATCATGCTGAGCAATGTGTGGTAACAATTCATCGCACAAATAGTCAATATAGCTATCAGCATCGTGTTGAAATTCAGGTGGCAAAGCGTGGGCTGCTAAACAGGTTGTGCGCACATCAACAGCAAACTTATTAGCCAGTGCTTTGGCTACCGTGAGCATCTTACTTTCATCGCTGGTATTCAGTCCGTAACCCGATTTAATCTCTACTGTGGTAACACCATCGTGGATGAGTGACTGGAGCCGTTTACTAGCTGACTGGAGGAGCTGTGCTTCATCCTCTTCTCGAGTCGCACTGACGGTTGCTGCAATGCCTCCACCATTTTTGGCAATGGTTTGGTAACTGACGCCGTTTAAGCGCTGTTCAAACTCATTAGCTCGATTGCCGCCAAACACAAGGTGAGTATGGCAATCAATCAGCCCAGGTGTTACCCAACCACCATCAAGTTGGTACCGGTGCTTGGCTTGATGAGTCGGTAATTGTTGCTCTGGACCTATCCAAGCAATCTTACCTTGAGTGACGCCGATGGCGGCGTCCTCAATAATGTTGTAATGACCCGAGGTCATTGTTGCTACGTGGAAGCCTTGCCAGAGTGAATCGAAGTGCAGTTCTGATGACATTTCGGGGCTCCTTATAGACTTGGTAATAATCCTTGTGGCATTAGGCTGTGATGGGGCGCTTCTGCCAAAAGGTTCGTTGCTTGTTCAATATCAGCCGCGAAGTACCGGTCTTTATCGTAAAAAGGGACGCGAGCGCGTAATTCTGCTTTGGCTTGTTCTAAACGTTCAGTCGATTTCAGCGGCGCGCGAAAATCGAGACCTTGTACGGATGCAAGTAATTCCACTGCCAAGATACCGCGAGTATTTTCAGACATATCTTTTAAGCGGCGTGCGGCAAAAGTCGCCATTGAAACATGGTCTTCTTGGTTTGCAGAGGTCGGTAAGCTATCAACGGATGCCGGATGCGCGAACGTTTTGTTCTCACTGGCCAATGCTGCAGACGTTACTTGAGCAATCATAAAGCCAGAGTTTACACCGCCATTATCGACTAAAAAGGGTGGCAGTTTGCTCAAGCTACTATCGATCAATAGCGCCATACGACGTTCAGATAAGCTGCCAATCTCGGCAATCGCCAGTGCAAGATTGTCAGCAGCAAAGGCAACAGGCTCGGCATGGAAGTTACCACCAGAGATAATATCGCCATCTTCAGCAAAGACTAATGGGTTATCTGAGACCGAGTTCGCTTCCACCAATAATACGTTCGCCGCGTGACGAATTTGCTCTAAACAAGCGCCCATAACTTGAGGCTGACAGCGTAGTGAGTAGGGATCTTGTACTTTTTCACAATTAAGGTGTGATTGGCCAATCGCACTGTTTTCTGTGAGAAGGTGACGATATGCTGCTGCCGCATCGATTTGACCTTGATGCCCACGCACTTCATGAATACGAGGATCAAATGGGCGACGGCTACCGAGCGCAGCTTCTACAGAGAGCGCACCACATACTATAGCTGAAGCATAAAGATCTTCTGCGTGGAACAGTCCTTCCAGGGCAAACGCGGTGGATGCTTGAGTCCCATTAAGTAATGCCAGACCCTCTTTCGGCGCTAGTTCAATCGGTTCCATGCCCGCGATAGCAAGAGCCGCACCGCCAGATAACACTTCACCTTTGTAGCGAGCTTGTCCCTCACCTAACAGTACTGCACTCATGTGGGCTAGGGGCGCAAGATCGCCCGAGGCGCCAACGGACCCTTTCTTTGGAATACAAGGATAAATCTCTTTATTGATCAAAGTGATTAACGCTTGAATCACCGACAAGCGAATCCCAGAGAAGCCGCGTGCAAGGCTATTGACTTTCAGTGTCATGATAAGACGTACAGTTTCATCGTTCATCAACTCACCGGTGCCTGCGGCGTGAGATAAAACGATACTGCGTTGTAACTCATTCAAATCTTCTGCAGCAATTCGGGTATTAGCCAATAAACCAAAACCGGTATTGATACCATAGACCGCTTTGTCTTCAGAGATAATGTCATTCACGACTTGAGTGCTTGCATTAATTCCGGCAATCGCATTTTCATCAAGAGTTAGTGTGACAGGGTGACGACTGATCTCTCGTAGAGCGGCTAGTGTTAATTTCCCTGGGTGAAGTGTAAATTCAAGCATGAGCTGAGTTCTCCATCACGATCATTTAAATGAGATCGTGCAATTTAATTCCATGACATTACATGTCTATACAAGTTGTTATAAACGATAAATTCAAAATGGAGAGAGTTCAAGCGTTATGGTGCAAAAAGATCAAAAATAAACGCACAGGCGCGACTCGTTAGCACAGTGAACGTTCGCTGTGCTAGGTAAAATACAAACGGTGAGTCTCGTTAAGGTATGATTTATTGTTCAAAATGACCGAACAGTTGGAAGCGAGAACCGGGTGATAAAAGTCGAGCGTTTGTGACCAGTTGATCGTGTGACCAAGTGCGACGTTTGATTTGTAAACATGGTTCACTTTGATCGATTTGCAGCAGGGCACACTCTTCAGGCGTCGCAATGATCGCTTCCACCAAATGTTCACCCGCGGTAATCGGAGCGGCTTGGTTGAGGTAGTGATACGCTTCATTATGTTGAAATTCTTGGCGATCATAGTCAGGTGCAAGCTCAGCATTCACCACACGATATTCGATCTGAATTGGAGTGTCGTTATCACAGTGTAGGATGATAGCACGAAAGATAGGGTGATTGGTTCTCACGCCTAGGTTGACGGCTTCTTCCATGCTGGCTTTGGCTTTGACGATTTCAATCAATTTGGCTTTGTGCTGGTGGCCTCGCCCTGCGATTTCATCGGCAATATTATGCACTTCAAATAGAGCGGAATGAGCTTTCTTGCGTGCAACAAATGTTCCAACGCCTTGCTGACGAATTAAGATACCTTCGTCGGTTAACTCTCTTAAAGCACGGTTGACTGTCATACGGCTAACGTTAAGCGCTTTAACCATTTCAGATTCAGAAGGCACACGTTGATCGGGCTGCCATTCACCGCTGTGAATCTGTTGAGTAATGGCTTGCTTTACCTTGGCATAGATAGGGCCAGGCGCATCATCAATCAGCCGCGATAAATGGGTCATCATATGGGTGGTTGAATTTGCGATTGTCATTAACGTCATCCACTAGAAAATAAGGGTTTGTATTATAACGGTAAATGGGATCCCTTAACAGGTGAGATCCTTAATGTTGACATATCTTGTATAGACAAGTTATGTCAATTACACTAACCCTAGGTCATTTAGTGAAATTGTGAAAGGAAAAATAATGCAAAGGGATAATGGCGGGGAACAAACGATCTTTGCTCGTCGAGCATGGATGTCGGGTCGTTGGCAACATAATGTGACGTTTACTATCAAAGATGGGGTGTTTATACATATTGAGCCAAATAGTGATGCAAAAAAGGCAGAT
It encodes:
- the hutC gene encoding histidine utilization repressor, translated to MTIANSTTHMMTHLSRLIDDAPGPIYAKVKQAITQQIHSGEWQPDQRVPSESEMVKALNVSRMTVNRALRELTDEGILIRQQGVGTFVARKKAHSALFEVHNIADEIAGRGHQHKAKLIEIVKAKASMEEAVNLGVRTNHPIFRAIILHCDNDTPIQIEYRVVNAELAPDYDRQEFQHNEAYHYLNQAAPITAGEHLVEAIIATPEECALLQIDQSEPCLQIKRRTWSHDQLVTNARLLSPGSRFQLFGHFEQ
- the hutH gene encoding histidine ammonia-lyase encodes the protein MLEFTLHPGKLTLAALREISRHPVTLTLDENAIAGINASTQVVNDIISEDKAVYGINTGFGLLANTRIAAEDLNELQRSIVLSHAAGTGELMNDETVRLIMTLKVNSLARGFSGIRLSVIQALITLINKEIYPCIPKKGSVGASGDLAPLAHMSAVLLGEGQARYKGEVLSGGAALAIAGMEPIELAPKEGLALLNGTQASTAFALEGLFHAEDLYASAIVCGALSVEAALGSRRPFDPRIHEVRGHQGQIDAAAAYRHLLTENSAIGQSHLNCEKVQDPYSLRCQPQVMGACLEQIRHAANVLLVEANSVSDNPLVFAEDGDIISGGNFHAEPVAFAADNLALAIAEIGSLSERRMALLIDSSLSKLPPFLVDNGGVNSGFMIAQVTSAALASENKTFAHPASVDSLPTSANQEDHVSMATFAARRLKDMSENTRGILAVELLASVQGLDFRAPLKSTERLEQAKAELRARVPFYDKDRYFAADIEQATNLLAEAPHHSLMPQGLLPSL
- the hutI gene encoding imidazolonepropionase, with protein sequence MSSELHFDSLWQGFHVATMTSGHYNIIEDAAIGVTQGKIAWIGPEQQLPTHQAKHRYQLDGGWVTPGLIDCHTHLVFGGNRANEFEQRLNGVSYQTIAKNGGGIAATVSATREEDEAQLLQSASKRLQSLIHDGVTTVEIKSGYGLNTSDESKMLTVAKALANKFAVDVRTTCLAAHALPPEFQHDADSYIDYLCDELLPHIAQHDLADAVDAFCESIAFSTEQVQRYFTKAQSLGLPVKIHAEQLSSLGGTTMAAGFGAISADHLEYLTETDVLAMAKSGTVAALLPGAFFTLKETQKPPIDLLREHNVPIAIATDLNPGTSPVLSLRLMMNMACTLFRLTPEEALAGTTYHAAQALGIADTHGELCVGKVADFVCWDVESPGELSYWLGGNLVTQRVKRGIKA